AGAGCCACATCATACCGCTCCCGCTGCCCTCCCCTTCCGGCATCTTCAGCCCGGGAGTGAAGCAGCTCTATATCGGGAAGCTCCAGCGCAACTACCACTTCCCGCAAAAAAGCCAGGCGCTTCTGCAGCGAATCCAACAGAGTCAACGCCAGATCAGGACGGAATATCTTAAGCGGCAAGCCGGGAAACCCGGCGCCGGTCCCTACATCAATCACGCTGGCGCCGGCCGGAAAATAACGCTCATCATAACAGGACAGCGAATCAATCATATGCTTTACCGCCACTTCCTGCGGCCCGGTGATGGCTGTCAGATTCACTTTTTCATTCCAGACAAGCAATAATTGAAAATAGCTATCATAGTGGGCAAGCTGCTTATCGGTCAACGGTATACCAAACTCAGCCGCCGCTTGCTGCAATAACTGAACAAACAATCAGATTCCCTCCCTACGCCGCTGCTGCTCCAAATAAATCATCAAAATCGAAATATCCGCCGGCGAGACACCGGAAATCCGGGCAGCCTGACCAATGGAAAGCGGTTTAATTTTATTTAATTTCTGTCTGGCCTCCAGAGCCAGACCGCTGATTGCTTCATAATCAAGGTTTGAGGGCAGACGTTTCTCTTCCAGTTTAGCAGCCCGCTCTACCTGTTCAATCTGCTTATTGATATATCCCTCATATTTTGCGGCAATCTCCACCTGTTCACAAACAGCGGCAGGCAACGGCGGTAAATCAAAATGTTTACATAACATAGAATAATTAATCTCCGTCCGGCGCAATAAACCAAACAGGGAAGTGCCTGTTCGCAATTCGGCGGAATTCATGGCTTTCAATTTAGCCTGTACTTCATTGCTGGGCGTAACCATCGTTGCTTTCAAGTTGGCCAGGCTGTCGGCAATAGCATCGCGTTTCGCCGCAAAGCGGGCATAACGTTCATCACCAACCAAGCCCAGGGCCCGTCCCTTATCGGTCAGCCGGAGATCGGCATTATCCTGACGTAAAATCAAGCGATATTCGGCCCGGGAAGTCATAATACGATAAGGCTCATTTGTCCCCTTGGTAACCAAATCGTCAATTAATACACCAATATAGGCTTCGGAACGGGATAAAATAAAGGGCTCTTCCCTCTTTACAACAAGGGCTGCATTGATCCCGGCCATCAAGCCCTGGGCCGCCGCCTCCTCGTAACCGGACGTACCGTTCGCCTGCCCGGCCGAAAACAATCCGGCCAGCTGTTTAAACTCCAGGCTGGGTTTTAGTTGAGTGGGGTCCACACAATCATACTCGATGGCATAGCCAGGCCGCATGATTTTAAGCTTCTCCAAGCCGGCAATCGTGCTCAAAAAGGCATATTGCACATCAATCGGCAGGCTGGTCGACATCCCCTGGACATACATTTCATTGGTATGTAGACCTTCCGGCTCAATGAATAACTGATGAGCCTCCTTTTCGGCAAAACGGACTACCTTATCCTCAATGGAAGGGCAATAACGGGGGCCTGTCCCCTCAATTAAGCCTGTATATAGCGGGGCCCTGTGCAAATTAGCCCGGATAATCTCATGGGTTTTTTGATTCGTATAAGTAAGCCAGCAGGGTATCTGCTCCCTGGTGGTAACATCACTCATGAATGAAAAATTATGGATCTGCTCGTCACCTGGTTGAATAGTCATTTTGGAAAAATCAAGTGTTCGCCGGTCCACCCGGGCCGGCGTCCCTGTTTTAAACCGCATTAACTCAATACCAAGCTCACGCAACGACTGACTAAGCAGCTGGGCCGCCCGCTGGCCGTTCGGACCACCGGTATAGCTGAGCTCACCCAAAATAATTTTCCCCCGCAGATAAGTGCCTGTGGCAAGGATAACACACTGGCACTCGTATACTTCGCCAGTCTCAATCTGAATGCCGCTAATCCGGCCGCCGGCAGTCAGAATTTTATCCACCAGTACCTGTTTTACATCCAAACCGGCTTGATTTTCCACCGTGTGTTTCATATTATTTTGATACCACACCTTATCGGCCTGGGCCCGCAGTGCGTGAACAGCCGGCCCCTTGCCGGTATTGAGCATGCGCATCTGAATACAGGTCTGGTCGGTATTCAGCCCCATTTGGCCGCCTAAGGCGTCAATCTCCCTGACCAAATGACCTTTAGCCGGACCACCAACGGCCGGATTGCAGGGCATAAGTGCGATATTATCCATATTCAACGTGGCCAGCAACGTGCTGCAACCCAGACGGGCCGCCGCCAAGGCCGCCTCGCAGCCGGCATGACCGGCGCCGATGACCACTACATCATATTTTCCTGCTACATACATCTAGTATCATCTCCTACTAACACTTACTTGCCAATACAAAATTGGCTAAAGATTTCCGCTACGATATCCTCATGAACGGTATCGCCGGTAATCTCCCCCAGCCGTTCCCAGGCTTCCCGCAAATCAACGACAATGCAATCAGGCGGCATTTGGACCTCAATGGTATGGCGGACTTCCTCCAGGCTTTGGCGAGCCTTATCTAACAGGGCCTCATGCCTTACATTGGTAACAAAAATACCTTCGCCCATAGCTACCTGTCCGCCATAAACAGCATCGACAATGGCTTGCTCCAGCTCCGGTATGCCTTCACCGGTGTGGACGGATATTTTATAAACGGCGGCACCGCTGACCATGGCTTCGATAGCCTCACTGTCCAGGCAAACCGGTAAATCGGTTTTATTCAGCAAAATCAATGCGTTGCGGCCAGACATCATCGCTAGCACTTCATGATCTTCCTTCGTTAACGGCAGAGATGCGTCCAGCAGCAGCAGAATCAGATCAGCCCGCTCTACAAAGGAAAGGGCCCGTTCCACTCCTAGCTGTTCCACTAAATCGGCGGTTTCCCGGATACCGGCGGTATCCACAATTTTAAGCGGAATTCCCTGGATATTAACATATTCCTCAATTACATCGCGGGTTGTTCCCGGAATATCAGTAACAATAGCCCGGTTTTCTTTGATCAGCGCATTAAGCAGACTGGATTTTCCCACATTGGGTTTGCCAATAATTACCGTTTCCAGCCCGTCTCTTAAAATCCGGCCCGTGTGGGCTGTAGACAACAGCTTGCCGATTTCTTGCAATAAATCAGCTACCTGGACCGCCACTTCGCTGGCCGCCAATTCTTCAAT
The window above is part of the Propionispora vibrioides genome. Proteins encoded here:
- the rsmG gene encoding 16S rRNA (guanine(527)-N(7))-methyltransferase RsmG, which produces MFVQLLQQAAAEFGIPLTDKQLAHYDSYFQLLLVWNEKVNLTAITGPQEVAVKHMIDSLSCYDERYFPAGASVIDVGTGAGFPGLPLKIFRPDLALTLLDSLQKRLAFLREVVVALELPDIELLHSRAEDAGRGGQRERYDVALSRAVARLNILCELCLPFVKVGGYFIALKGAQYNQEAAESKQALQVLGAEIAEIRPVTLPGLDDVRAVLYIKKVKPTPAAYPRRAGTPEKKPL
- the mnmG gene encoding tRNA uridine-5-carboxymethylaminomethyl(34) synthesis enzyme MnmG; its protein translation is MYVAGKYDVVVIGAGHAGCEAALAAARLGCSTLLATLNMDNIALMPCNPAVGGPAKGHLVREIDALGGQMGLNTDQTCIQMRMLNTGKGPAVHALRAQADKVWYQNNMKHTVENQAGLDVKQVLVDKILTAGGRISGIQIETGEVYECQCVILATGTYLRGKIILGELSYTGGPNGQRAAQLLSQSLRELGIELMRFKTGTPARVDRRTLDFSKMTIQPGDEQIHNFSFMSDVTTREQIPCWLTYTNQKTHEIIRANLHRAPLYTGLIEGTGPRYCPSIEDKVVRFAEKEAHQLFIEPEGLHTNEMYVQGMSTSLPIDVQYAFLSTIAGLEKLKIMRPGYAIEYDCVDPTQLKPSLEFKQLAGLFSAGQANGTSGYEEAAAQGLMAGINAALVVKREEPFILSRSEAYIGVLIDDLVTKGTNEPYRIMTSRAEYRLILRQDNADLRLTDKGRALGLVGDERYARFAAKRDAIADSLANLKATMVTPSNEVQAKLKAMNSAELRTGTSLFGLLRRTEINYSMLCKHFDLPPLPAAVCEQVEIAAKYEGYINKQIEQVERAAKLEEKRLPSNLDYEAISGLALEARQKLNKIKPLSIGQAARISGVSPADISILMIYLEQQRRREGI
- the mnmE gene encoding tRNA uridine-5-carboxymethylaminomethyl(34) synthesis GTPase MnmE, translated to MYQEDTIAAVATAAGEGGIGIIRLSGRQAEPIAGAIFKGIKGKTAAAIQSYQAAYGHIVQPETGQAIDEVLLLMMRAPHSYTCEDVVEIHCHGGAVSLQRILSLVLSQGARLAEPGEFTKRAFLNGRLDLTQAEAVIDIIRSKTDTSLKVAVNHLSGSLSQQIGAMRHKLLAMIAHLEAAIDFPEEDIEELAASEVAVQVADLLQEIGKLLSTAHTGRILRDGLETVIIGKPNVGKSSLLNALIKENRAIVTDIPGTTRDVIEEYVNIQGIPLKIVDTAGIRETADLVEQLGVERALSFVERADLILLLLDASLPLTKEDHEVLAMMSGRNALILLNKTDLPVCLDSEAIEAMVSGAAVYKISVHTGEGIPELEQAIVDAVYGGQVAMGEGIFVTNVRHEALLDKARQSLEEVRHTIEVQMPPDCIVVDLREAWERLGEITGDTVHEDIVAEIFSQFCIGK